The DNA sequence CAGCCTTCCGACGATCGAGACCGGCGGGACGCGCGGGCGCGAGGATCGCCTCTACGTGATTCCCGGCATGGTGCCTCGTCCGCAGGACTTCCCCACGGGATGCCGCTTCCGCACCCGCTGCAAGTACGCCACCGAGAAGTGTGCGGAGTTGCCGCCAACCCGCGAGCTGGAGCCCGGCCACCGGGTCGCCTGCTGGTACGCCGACGAAGTGCGCGCCGGCACCAAGGCCACCACTGATGGCGCCAGCGCTGCCGACGGCTCGGTTCTCCCCGACGAAACCTCGGCCGAAGTCTCCAGGTAATCCGTTTTACGGCCCCCGAAGGTACTCCCTATGAGCGACGCTCCTACTCTGCTTGAAGTCCGTAACCTGACCAAGCACTTCCCGATCAAGAAGGGCCTCTTTAACCGCCAGGTCGGCGCGGTAAAGGCCGTTGACGGCATCTCTTTTGAAGTCCGCGCCAACGAGACCGTCGGTCTGGTCGGCGAGTCGGGCTGCGGCAAGACGACCGCCGGGCGCTCCCTCTTGCGCCTGCTTGAACCGACCTCTGGAGAGGTACTCTTCAAAGGCCAGGACATCCTGAAGTTGAGCGCGACCGAGATGCGCAGCATCCGGCGCAATCTGCAGATCATTTTTCAGGACCCCTTCTCCAGCCTCAACCCCCGCATGACCATTGAGAGTATCATCGGTGAAGCCATCACGGTTCACGGTGTGGCCCGTGGCGACAAAGTGCGGGAGATGGTCGAAGGCTTGCTGGAGCGGGTGGGACTGCAGCCGTCCTACATCACGCGCTACCCTCACGAGTTCAGCGGCGGCCAGCGGCAGCGTGTGGGCATTGCGCGGGCGCTGGCACTGAACCCCGACTTCATCGTCTGCGATGAAGCGGTGAGCGCGCTTGATGTGTCGGTGCAGGCTCAGGTCATCAACCTGCTGATGGATCTGCAGCAGGAGTACAACCTGAGCTACCTCTTCATCGCGCACGACCTCTCGGTGGTTCAACACATCTCCGATCGCATCGCGGTGATGTACCTGGGGCAAATCGCTGAGTTTGCCGACTGCGACGAACTCTACGACAACCCGCTCCACCCCTACACCCAGGCCCTGCTCTCGGCGATTCCCCAGCCGAATCCGCGGCGCAGGGCCCAGCGCATCATCCTCAAGGGTGATGTCCCCAGTCCCATGAACCCTCCGGCGGGCTGCCGCTTTCATACCCGCTGCCCGGCCTGTTTTGCGCCCTGCAAGACGGTGGAGCCGCGTACCGTGGAGCCGGTCCCCGGACATAAGGTTCGCTGCCACCTCTACGATCCGGAATTTGCCCCGAACGACCCGGACATCTGGGCCCGTTTGCCCCAACAGCCCAAGGTTAAAGACAACGCCACTTTGAGCCCGGAAGCCAAAGAGGCGCCGGTTGCCGAAGAGGCCCCCTCCCCCACTCCGGACGGGACCGATGGCGTTGCAAGCACCGAGTCCCAGCCCCTGAAGAGCGCCGGCGAAGCCGGTGCGCCCACGCCTGCCGAAACGCCGGCCCCCGAGGCTCAGCCGAGCGCGGAGAGCTGAAGGGGACCACAGGCTGGTATCTTGACACCCTCTAGACCCGGTGCGACCATCCACCGAGTTTGAGACGGGCCTGATTCTACCTGCACCAGTGCGCCCTCCCCGAAGGGCGCCGTGCGCCCCTGTCCGGCCCGACAGGCAACGCTATTGGGAAGTACGCCGGCTCTCTACGATCCGCCCCCCATGCCCGATTCATCCTATTTCAAGGAGGTACTGCCCCTCATGTTCAGCGTAACGATCAGCGAAAAA is a window from the Lujinxingia litoralis genome containing:
- a CDS encoding ABC transporter ATP-binding protein; translated protein: MSDAPTLLEVRNLTKHFPIKKGLFNRQVGAVKAVDGISFEVRANETVGLVGESGCGKTTAGRSLLRLLEPTSGEVLFKGQDILKLSATEMRSIRRNLQIIFQDPFSSLNPRMTIESIIGEAITVHGVARGDKVREMVEGLLERVGLQPSYITRYPHEFSGGQRQRVGIARALALNPDFIVCDEAVSALDVSVQAQVINLLMDLQQEYNLSYLFIAHDLSVVQHISDRIAVMYLGQIAEFADCDELYDNPLHPYTQALLSAIPQPNPRRRAQRIILKGDVPSPMNPPAGCRFHTRCPACFAPCKTVEPRTVEPVPGHKVRCHLYDPEFAPNDPDIWARLPQQPKVKDNATLSPEAKEAPVAEEAPSPTPDGTDGVASTESQPLKSAGEAGAPTPAETPAPEAQPSAES